From the Malaclemys terrapin pileata isolate rMalTer1 chromosome 11, rMalTer1.hap1, whole genome shotgun sequence genome, the window ATGTCAGATGGGAAGCCAATGGAGAGATTCGAAACGGCGTGTTACATGATCAAAACAACAGGCAAAGATCAGGTTTGTATGGACTGAAGTGGGTCAGGGTGTGTGTTTGGAGCCAGAGGAGattgttgcagtaatcaagacagAATGTAATGAGAGATTTGTCTCTAAGGATGGAGAAAAGGATGAATTTTGGAGATGCTGAAAAGGAAGAAGTAGCAGGATTTGGAAATGGCCTGCATGTGTGCGGCAACAAAGGGGGACGAGTTACAAATAACCCCCAGGTTACATGCCTGGGTGATGAAAGGATGGCAGCGTGGacaactgtaataataataataaaaaaaaaaaaaaaaaaaagaaagaggagaagcTTGTAAACATTACACAGTATTACTCTGCTTGTTCCTGAGAACATCCACATACATTGTGTAAAattctcctttcttttctctcGTGAGTTTTCCAAGATAAACTGTTACACTTTTCCAAAGGGCAGATGACTACCCAACTGACTTATTTTTCCTTAGACCTTTTGTGGGCACTATAGAGAATTTTATGCTGTGCCAATAAACTGGGAGGAGAGATTACCCTCTACCAGAATTTCCCCAATCATGGGGAACAATGGGATTACagtttaaaattaatattgttaAACAAGACACATAGTTCAGATATCACAGCCACTACTTACCCTCCCTTCCTTGGGTAGAACTCCTTCCCAAAGGAATATTTATTCATAACTATGTACAAAATATTTGATACAACCACAGGAATTTAGACAAAGGATGTCTCACAGTTTAAACAATGCATTTTCCTGTGTTTCTCTTCAGTATAGAAGAGACTAAaggtatagagcaggggtcggtgacctttcagaagtggtgtgctgagtcttcatttattcactctaatttaaggtttcacgtgccagtaatacattttaacgtttttagaaggtctctttctataagtctatattatataactaaactattgttgtatgtaaagtaaataaggtttttaaaatgtttaagaagcttcatttaaaattaaattaaaatgcagagacccccggactggtggccaggacccgggcagtgtgagtgccactgaaaatcagctcccgtgctgcctttggcatgcgtgccataggttgcctacccctagtaTAGAGTATGGACTAAAAGAACACGTTAACAGAAAAGTAAATATGACACTTTCTTGGGGTGCCCGGGACTACAAGTCCCCTTGTTAACCCTTTGCCTCAGACAAGAGGGAGTCTTTCTTGTGGTAGTGAGGTGTCAGCTCCCAGATGCCACCAGTCTTTCAACCATTCAAGCAATCACCCCAGGGCTCTACCAGCCGCTCCTTTGCCTTACAATTTAACAACTCTTGGACCTCAGCCCCTGAGCCACTCCAAAAGCATCCCCCTCTAGAATCCAGCCCCTGTCACTTGACACTCGCAGCAATTACCAGGTTCCCTACTCCCAAGGGAATAGTATAAACGCACCAGCCTTTGATTCAAATGACTATCTGCTCCAAGATAACACAGCACTGTAATCTGTTTATTGTGAAAgcaggtacagtagaacctcagttacaaacaccagagtgacgaactgaccggtcaaccacactcCTAATTTGGAACCGGAAGAGTGCAATCAGGCagcgggggtggggttggggggggggaagcaaacaCTGTACAacactgtgttaaacgtaaactactaaaaaaaataaagggcaagtttaaaaaaaattgacaagggaactgtttctgtgcttgtctcatttaaattaagatggttaaatgcAGCACttttcttctacatagtaaagtttcaaagctgtattacatCAATGTTCatgtgtaaacttttgaaagaacaaccataatgttttgttcagtgttaTGAACAACCTTCATTCCCAAGGCGAtcataactttgaggttctactgtataagtTTTAGTAACAGAGGTAAAGATTTTAAGAGATCGTGAGAAAAGGTAACAAGAATAacaggttacaaataaaacaaaattataacacACTTCTGGAAGACTTTGAACTATAACAAGCTAACCTCGTCTAAAGCAATTTCTCATTTAAGAACTTCCTTACATCATTTCAGCCAAGGTTGTTTGAAATCTTGTTTTCATGGGCATAAGCGCACTGCCTGGTTACCCCCTCAAGCACAGAATAAAAGAGTGGTCCCTGTGCTTCCCTCTTATaccccaaagtccattgtctttgcacCCCAGAGACAAGACAACCCCCTGTGGATTCTAGTCTCCAGCATCTTTCCATCTGCCTGTTTCACGGTATTCAGATTTGGCTTTCAATGCTCAATTTACATTTGACAGAGAGATACATCTTATCTCCTGTCTGGAAGAAACCTGTTTGTCAGCTATGCCTGGTTAAAGACTTTAGATACTACAGTATCTaaacaaaactttttaaatgtcAGTACAGTACATATATTTCTCAACAATACAATGaccagctttcatttgatactTGACAGGACACTATTTatggataaatactatgaaagcaaTGTGTTAGgtatagtgagtttgtcaggcctagTAGGAGTTGCTGACAGTcatgaaccctttgccagttggtaGCAATGAGCCTCTATGTCACAGTAGAGCCTCTTGTTAAAGGTGTATACTCaagctatgtctgcactaccgTGGTAAATTgacctatgctacgcaactctagctatgtgaataacatagctggagtcgacataccttaggtcaagttaccgCAGGGTCTTCACTGTGGGGAGTCGACAGGAGAAAATCTGCCGTCgtgtagggggagggaggggtagagtacaggggtcgactggagagcaatctgctgTCCATTTGGCGGGCCTTTACTAGACCCCCCCTAAATCGACCGCCGGTGGATTGATCCTAGAGTGTTGATCCCggctgtagtgaagacctgccctcagttaaTCTGGATTTCAGTTGAACTGACATAGGACTATCCAtctctgggttttgttttgtcaatttaaaaatatatttcactgATGTTTGCTTGTCTTTGCCATGAGCAACCAAATAAATTACTTGATTTAAAAAGGGCCATGTCTTGCAGCTCTGTTATACATCCCAATACAAACTTCAGTCTTTAAAATACTTCTGTCTCTGCAGTTTCGACTTTTGATAAATCACTGATGACTTTAAATGATCCAAGAAAAAAACAGTTGGGTGACTACATAGCATTGTTCTTCTTAATGCCTGTTAACTGCATTGAAGGAAGAAAAGCTTGTCCTACTTACAATAGCAATTGTTGCTGTATAGGATGGGACTGAGTGAGATTAAAGGCAGAAAAATAACTAGGGAAACGATACCTTGTTACTCAACTTATCACTCCCCTTTGAGTAATATCAGCTTGCTTTGTTAGGGGAAAGTTTTAATAAATGTTGAGATCCTTGAATTAAGatatgtaagtgcaaagtattcgtatttattattttattagtgtaTTAGTATTGCAAAGTCAACACCGCCACAGATgatgagctggattctatttttCTCATCTGTCAAAAAAGGTGTGAACCAAATTCTGACTGCAAGTTTATTATACTGGTGATGGTGCACAAGCTGCAAAAACCCCAACTTGACTTTCGTATCCTAGTTTGTTAGCCATTTGAATAGCCAACTGCTATCTTCTAATTTGTAAACTGGGAAGTTTCATCTGGAAATTACTGAAAGAATAAATGTGGAACCCcataatgccatttttacagctgCTTTTATGTTTACAATAGTATGTTAAGTCTCAAAGCTGGAAGAGATCAGTTGCTCTCTCTTAGAGCTGCAAAAATAGAGTTCCAGCTTTATCAGCACTTCTCGTACCTATCGTTTATTGTAGAGAACAACTTATTGTGGAGCTTCTCTAATTGTCATGCTGCAGTTCTCTAAAATTTTGTAGAAAACTGACAAAAAGGGGTAGTTGAAGATTGAGAGCTAATTATGTGACCGTTGTGAAGGAAACACTACTTTTATTCATGTAGCCATTGATTGCACTTGTGCTGTTTGCATTGACATGGTTTGTGACCTAATTCTTGAAGGATAGTACTACTGGGTTTCATTTGAAGTTTGACTCTGTTGGAACACTCTCTTTTTGTGCAGTGAATCTGCAGCAAAACAAATAGatcatttaataaaataagaatGGGGAAGCTCAAACCCTCCTAGGGAGAAGGAAGTCCTGTATAGTCCAGATATGTCAGCTTTGCAATGAGCCTGTCAGTGGTCATGAAACATGAAGTCCTGAAGTCGCTGCCATGTCTATGTGTGGCAGCCTGATATACTGTTGCCAAATCTTTGTCTCCCCATCCAGTCTGACAATGAAATCTGGCACCGCTCTTAGTATAGTTGAGGGTGGTGAATTTGCATAGGATTTTACTGTTACCGTAGGTTGCGAATGCCATGAAGAACTCGTTGCCCTTTGATGCCCCTGATATGTCGCAAGAAGGCCAGAAGGTACTGAAGGTGGAGGTTACTCCTACAGTGCCCAGGATCTCTCGGACTGCCATTACGACAGCTTCCATCCGCCGCCATCGCTGGAGGAGAGAAGGTGAGCAGTCCCATGGCGCCGCAAATAACATACTGTACTGTGTTCATCTCCATCGTTACCAATTAGCTTCTGAATCTGAATGTTGGCAGAATAGtttcatttaattgtttttcaAACAGCAGTATTTTGTAACAATATATAGCGCTTTACATCCTTTCAGAGCACTGCATGGCCATGAACTCTTTAAACCTCACAgtactcctgtgaggtaggtaagtaaaTGTTACCCTCCTTTTACGGATGGAGAAGCTTGAGAGGTTAGGTATCTTTTCCATGTTGCGTAGCATGGCCGAGGTGTGATTAGATCTTGGGAGTTCTTGGTTCCCAGTCCCACACTCAGTCCGTTAGACCACATTGCCTCCCATCTGTTGGCCTGACTTTTTCAGTGGTCCTGAGCAACCACTGATCCCACTTAAGTCTGTGGGAGATTGAGTTGTGCCCCTCTAAATCAGACCATTTGTTCTTAGAGAAAAATTCCTAAACTACTTTTGGGTAACTTATCTCATTCCCCTTCACTCCCCTATTTTTCTTGATGGATACCTGTATTGCTAAGAATAATATTTAATTGTGCAAGGAAGAAAAATAGATGTGGTGGTAGTTTTTTCTTGATGTGGGCAGGTGCACCTTCAGTATAAGTATGGCAAAAAGCTTGCTTAGAAATCACTGTCATATTTAAAAGCTTTGTGTTCCTGCATGTATAAAAACATCCATTGAAAAAGCTGCATAAATGGCTGAAAGTAAAAAGTGGGAACTTAAAATATCGCAAAGGGAAAACTTGATCCCTGGTTTCAAACCCCTGTCCCTTCTTTTACAGTTTATTTTTATGCATCAAGAATTGGAGTGCTTCATGATCTGTCAAGTCAGGTTGCCCAAGCCTAGAAACAAACGTTACCATTTTGCAGATTTTCAGTCATGTTTGTTCTTACCACTGATATCGTTTTGTTCACTTGCCAGTCTCTCACACGTACAATATATTCATCTGCCTCTTTCTGTGGTGTGCACACAAATGTACTCGTGTGTGTATataagtaaggctatgtctacactgcatacagTGTGGATTATGAGGGTGTGAATTGCGGAGTGCACCAAAAGCCCTGTGTAGAagctgctggcatgaactaaaaggtataAAGTTTGCATTTAACATACTCCTCTTTCAAAAGCTTAGGTATCTTTTAGTTTGCTCCAGCAGTGTTCACATGGAGCAGTTAGAGCATACCATTGTTGTGTACTGTGCAATTTGCTCCCCCTATAACTCACTGTACAGTGCAGTGTGGATAGTGCTTTTGTTTTTCCATGTCCACATAAATCTTCTCTTTTCCCTGCCTGGATTGGAATGCCTAGAAAGGAATAGAAAAGCACTAAAATTTTATGTGTTGAATCCCAGATGGCTTTGACTTCTCAAACGAGGCTGACTCAAGCATTCCTGGCTCCCCGATCCAACACGGCTCCACAGACCTAGGGATCAAACGTGAGCAAGAGGGGGAGGTGCTGGTGCGCAGGACCCCTGAGCATGGCTCACCGGAGCCCACCTTGACAGCAGCCACAACAGAGGGTAGGACAGAGAGGAGGCAGAAGTCAGTGAGGCAGTTGCCGGAGGAAGATCCTGGCTCCCTATCCCCAAGCAGAACTTCTTTCCATTCTAGTGCGTGTTTCCACTATCCCAGGGTGTATTAGCTTCTCTTTGCAATACACACATCCCCTATATACCTAGCACCAGGTCAGGTACTACCTTTTGTTATCATGTGGGCTGGCCTGGGGCTTGCATCTCTGTGTGGTGAAAGGCAGCTTGGCATGGCTAACGAAAAGGCAAGGGCAGCATCTAAGAGCATTGAGATTGCTTGGAAATTTCCTATTACTGAGCATGTTTACTCtaatatttgcaagaaaaataCTGCACCAAATGAGCATGAGCCCAGTTCAGAAAACCCGTTTTAGGGTATAAAAGAATCTTACTACAACTTTAGATTAACAAGCTAGTATTGGAACAatgtttcaaaattccaaagtgAATTTCCTGTCACTGTTAAAGTTGGGTTTGCCTAAGAAGTAGATTCCCAGTGTTCTGCTTTGAATAAATTCTTTTATATTTATTCCCCACACTTCTATTCACTAAAGTGTCACCATCTTGTTAGCCTGCGTGAGTGGACTGGCTGTAAACAACCACACCAATCCCCTAAATGGAATCAAGTTGTCACGTTTCCAGCCACTTTAAAACAGTGACTGTTTTTCTTCACAAACAGGTTCTCTTAGTGTATGCTGTTGGATTTTGCAACAGCTGCCCTTGCAGCCACATGTAGTATTCTGTGGGTTGTCTGATACAGGTTCATTTTCCTTTAGTGAGTCTATTAACTTATCATCTGTACTTGGTAAGAGGTATGCTTTCATGCAGTGAATTTGATTCATGACTtctcgtggtggtggtggtggtgtgcttAATTCCCTGGGCTTTTAGCTGAAAATGTATTCCCAAGAGTCCTCTGATCTTCCTAATCTGTTTCTGTAATTTAAGTTTTCTTTTCTGTGTGAACATTCCTTTGGCATTTCCAACAGCTATAAAGGTCACAATTTCTCTGAAACAGAGAAGGTATTTGCAGACTGTTTCATATGTACTGCATACCCTTCGGGGTGTCCTTGTGGAAACAAAAATCTGAGATTCTTCTAGATTTGATGTATTGTTACCATGGAACCCACCGCAGTGAATCAGCCCGTAATGAATGAGGGTCACAACATCCCACTTCTTTGGAAAATAAGATACTTACAAAACATGATGCTGTTGAAGTTTTAGAATCTGCTCCTTGGTGTGTAGTGagtttgagcatgctcagtaaacAAGAGCCCTACCCCAGCCTTACTCCATTTGTTCTGATTCGTCTTATTCCACTGTACTGACGATTGCATGTGCATGTCCTGAAGGATATGGAGAAGGCCTCAGCTTTGCAGAGAACCTTCATTAAAAATGGTTGCCCAGAATGTAGCCTCCCCTTTCTAACACTTGAGTTATTAAAATATCCATGTCGTTTGACTTGTTCCTTTGGAGTCTGCATCACTTTGCATGGTTTTCCTGGATATGAAAGTGAAGAATATTTGAGCAGATAACTGAACATAGAAAGCTGACAATTGCCTGTTTGCTCAAATTGAACAAACTTTGCCATTCAGTAATATTATGGGGTGGAAAGTGGCCATGGAGCTAAAGCAGATTTGACTACTAAtacttaaattattatttttatgttatGTATATTACCTTGTTAATTTATTGATGATGATAATTTTGCAGAAAACTTAAATTTGCAAATACCCTCAATTGAGTGACAATGTCCTACCTGACAGCAGCGTGAAACGAGAAAGATCTTTCTTGGTAAACCCTAGTAATCCCTTTCATTGTTCAAGTTTGTTTATGCATCTAATTATGAGAAGGATAAACAGAATAAATACCCCTTTTAAACTAGTGTTTGGAACCAATACATGGAATGTTCTGCTGGTTTCCGAGAGGTGGCTTAGTGACACCTCAGAAAGGATGTGTGTTTAAAAGGGTTACGTGTGTTGATACTCTTCTGTTGGGTTGCAGCAGTAGGTATACACAATCATTTGTGGCCAGTAGATGATGGTAGGGGGAAAGCTGACATGGAACAAatccaaaaataaatgtaatacttCTGCTGGATCTACTTCGTATTGACTTCTGTGTCACACTAAAAGTGCATTCTTTAGAGAAGCACTAATTCCTATAGAAAATGTTGAGAAACTTGAAGACAAAAGCTGTGTGGTTGACTTGTCATTTTCCCTCTCATTTTTATATCACATGAGCTCCTTTCCTTTCCAGGATTTTAGTCAATTATGGGGCTGTTCAGGAAAAGATGCTGTTTTGATTGTTGCTATTCTCTTGGAAAAGAAGAAACCTACCACTTTTTCTGAGTTCCCTGTTCCAAATAAGGGGTATAGAGAACTGAACTGCACTCTCCCTTTCCTTGTCTTTGAGGGTAGTGTTAGAGGAAAACTACCATCCAGTCTGTATATATTTAAGGTGTATTTTACTAAGGTGAAAGACTTCACTCCAATGAGAACTTTCCTGAGTATCTGGGATCTGACTAGCGAGAGATTTTCCTGCATGttgttttgtctgttttcttcattcttcagcattgctgtgctgcctgggcctCTGCATGGTTGCAGCATCCAAAAGCTTGCACCAAGCCTCTCATTCTCCTCTCTAAATTGAATGGATACTTGACAGTTTTACCTTTCCAATTTCTTTCTGCTGTCTCATGGTGTTTTTTCTGAAGTAGGATAATCTGTTTAGCATCCCTGATTATTTTCTCATGAACACTTCGGTGCTTCTTCACAGTGTTTGCATCAGTGTTCAAATAAAGCTTTTCCATATTGCTTAGGGGTGTCTCCCTGCAAGTTACACATCATCCATTTGAATAAGGGAGGGTTGAGAGAGGAGGTGTTAGCTGCTGCTGGGGTTCCTAATCAATGCACTTTCATTCAGCTTTGCATGATGGTATAAAAGAATATAAATGCTGGGTCTGATGGGAAAAGCTTCTTTTGTTTTCAGGGTATTTCGGTTGTATTATCCTTTAACCAGCACCTTTGAGGACGGTGGTGGTGGGTTGTTCGTAAAATGTCTCATTGTTTAATGTGGGGAAGTATTTGTGTGAATAAATGAGAAGACAAACACTTTTATATTTCTAAAGGACTGATTtgatcaaacaggaaaaaaaacacattttaaatatatattcaggAAGTTGTagtaaatgcattttaataattAGAAAATATCCCTTAGAGTTTAAAATGCTTGTCTTGTCCTGAGGCTAAAGTTTTTTCCAGGTATGAAGATTGCAGTACTGTGAAGTTTCCTACAGTTATGGGAGGTTGAATATTAGAGTAAACCTATGAGGATTACATAATAAAGCAGACCAGCATTGTACTCTACTGAGAATGGCTTTAGGTTAGAAAGTGGCTGAGTGCCCCCTTGCAAGGCTGAAACCAGGAATAACAGTGATCTTAGCTTCAACAAAAAGGGTTTCCTAAAAGGGAAAGGGATCCAAAAAACCCCATCTGTAAAGCTGTTCTGCTTTCTGCTTCTGAatagggccggtgcttccactagaCGACCCTGGGCAGTTGCCTAAggaggcaggatttgggggacggcattttgccgccctcggcggaaatctggtggtggggggtccttctgctctgggtctttggcggaaattcagtggcaggtccttcacttgctccaggacccgccgccaaagtgccctgaagactcggagcagaaggacccctgccACCGCCGAGACCCCAGGACCCCTGAATGCTcggaggaggagcgctgccacctagggcggcaaaaaccctggcgccgctcctgcttcTGAAATATGATGCATAGCCAAGCTAGATATTTTTGCGTGGTGAAGGAGCACCAAGAGCCAAAGTACTGGTCTCAATAGGCTGCTGTGTAACTTGAAAGTTTAAAGACAACTTGTCACCTTTGTCAGTGCACTGGCAACAGTCTGTGGAAGGGTAGGTTCATTCCTGTATGTTAGACTCATAAACCTTTTGCCACCATTTAATGAGCTTCAGATAATCTCTATGGTATGTGCCAGAGCAGAGTGAGCAAACTGCCACTGGAATAATGCAGCAGATGAAGCTGTCAAACATGTACACTTCCTGGGGTTTCCCGCAAGCAGTCATACTTAGAGTTATCACAGGGAAATCTGAAATTCTTACAAATGGAaggccttatttaaaaaaaaaaggtgaaattttgcttttttaatctTGAAAGTAAGACAGCTGGAGTGAAAATGAGCTCATTTTCACTCAAATGCAAAAACTACAATTTTTGAAATTCAAAGTCCTGTTCAGTTACGTGAGAAATGCATATTTTGTCATGTTTTGATGTAAAAACTACTTTATGAATTTCCTTGGGGTTTCAAAATGGCCTGaaacaaaattgcattttttatGAAAATACTTGCCATTTTTTGTACAATCCTTTTTATGGTATAGGACTGAAAGCAAACACTCAAGAAGTAAATGCATCTGTTTCCTTAGTAATGGAAAATAAGGGAGCAAAATGAAAACCACAAACTAGAAGTAGTTTGCAAAGGAACCTGCTGCCAGTAAATACAgccagtaaaacagcagagctcATCCACCTTTGCACCCTGTCAAGTCAGACTTACTTCCAAAGATCACTGACTTAATAcactcaaggtatgtctacactgcagttagacacctgcagctgacctatgccagctgactcagctcTGGAGAAGGGTCTGTTTAATTTTGGTTTAGATGTTATGGGGACCCTGCCACTTCGCAGGgtctagagcctgggctccggtcctagagcctgggctccagcccaagctcgaACATCTATACCAGTTAAACAGACcctgagcccaagccccatgggccagacatgggtttttaattgaagtgtagacataccctcacagtTGGGTTTTAAACTCCTAACTTTCAAAACCAGACTTCAGGTTGCATCCTAGGAAACTGAGGCCACCTCTAGGtattctctgttctccattcatGGCCTGGAGTGATAGGTTCCTGTTTGACAGGCAGGTCCTGTTCAGAAGCACAAAGTCTCTTCCACAGGGTGCAGCACTTTGCAGCTTAATCTTGTATTCCATATACAAAGAGGTATTTTATAGATAGAAGATATTTAGGCAGCCAGGTTACAAGTGATATGATGGAAGCCAGCTTCATGTAATTGCTGGAAGTGCAAGGAGGACTGGGGTTTGGGGGAGAGATGACAATTAGGAGTTAGGGTTTATCTCCAGGAGAAAGTTTAGTCACATTATGTGCCAGTTAGCATCTGCTGAAATCTACTACACCTGCAGGCGGGGTGGCGATTGGTGACCAATGGTCTGACCTGTTCCTAAAGGTTGCTGAGCTCTTGCAgcaactcacattgacttcagcaggagctgcATTTACTGTACTCAGTACCTCTTGGGATGCAGCCCTAAATCAGGATAAAAATAGCAAACTAGGCTGAAAGGATGAGTGAAGGGGTTGTGGAGAATCCTTCAGACTGAATTGGCTAATGGATTGGATAGTCAAGCAGAGTTGTTCAGATGCTCACAATTATCTGTGCCTCTACTAGTAATGCTGGAGCTGATCAGTTCTACAGAAGGTGATAAAATAATACAGATGAGAGGTTTACCCAGATAAAAAGTACATACACAAGAggctctgattctcctctcacttgtgtAAACAAAAGCATAATAGATTTATACAAGTGTGAGAGAACCAGGCACAGTGCATATGAATGGAACAGAGATAAATAAACCATATGGAGTCTGAGTTTTCGTATTTACacatgtaaatcaggaataactcccttGAAGTGAATGAGGCTACATCAGTGTAAAATCAGGCAAGTGAGAGGTAAATCAGGCTGCTAGTGTAGAGTACTGGAATTTGGTGCTGACTAAAGTTACTATCCACTATGTATAGAGGGAAGATTTTTGGTTGCAGGAATCCGTTAACAAGTGGAAAAGTGTTTGGATCAGAAAATGAAGTTCGTTTTTAGTGACGTTTTGTTTACATCTGTACACATCTACTTCATGTAACTTGACTGTTTAGTTTCTGGGTCTGATTTATTTGTGTTGGGTTTTTGTAGATACTGAGGGTGTAAATGGAAGAGAGGAATCCGTGAACTTCAATGATGCTGACGAAGGATTTTCATCAGGAGCTTCCCTTAGTAGCCAGCCAGTTGGGACCAAGCCTCTATCGTCCACATCCCAGAGGGGCAGTTTAAGGAAAGCAGCAAGTGGGCGTTCAGCTAAGGATAAAGAAACATCATCTGCCACTAAATCCAATGAGAGCCCTCGAGATTTAGTAGCTCGGAAGCAGTACCTGCACCAACCAACTGACCTTACTGCAGAAACAATTGAGATGACACCTACAAAGAAACACCTCAGCTTGCCTGCTGGGCAGGTGGTACCAAAAGCCAGTAGCTTGAGCCTGATCCGGACCGCCAGTACTTCCTCCAGTAAATCATTTGACTATGTGAATGGTGGTCAAGCAGCTTCCATTGTTGGGGTTGGCACTGAGGGTGTTACTAATCTAGCAGCTGGCAATTCCAATCGGTTTTCAACTATCAGTCTACAGGAGGACCGGCTAGGCCAAGCTGGGGAAGGTAAAGATCTCCTTACCCCAGGGGCTCCCCTTACCAAGCAGTCTCGATCCCCAAGTTTCAATATGCAGCTGATATCCCAGGTGTAGCTTTGACTCCCCTCTTCCTCTTTAACCAACAGACAGTTCATCCTTGGGCAAAAACAAGAACCTTCATCCCACAGTGTGAAAATACTGACCATTGTGATCTCATTTGATTCAGTTTAGATATCATCCTGTATTTTGTATGAAACAGCAATaaatctcccctcacccccagtccCTACCCCTTGTGAACATGGTTGTGAAGCAGTATAAAATGTACTGTATGCCTTTTCCACACCTTCCTTTCTCCTTGGGTGATGTGCAATCCATCGTAGGCTGATCAGTCCCATTTCAACACTGTGAGACTGGTGATACTGGAGGAAATGGTGAATGTGATCCCTATGAGATGATGCTTTGCTTTGTTAAGAAATAGAAACGGGTTAGTTTTATCAGTCTACAGTACTGCAAAGACTACTGGATCATGATTTTTCTTAGAACCAGGAGTGCCTCAGAGA encodes:
- the HYCC2 gene encoding hyccin 2 isoform X1; this translates as MLGSERGVVEEWLSEFKALPENQISGYASTLHRKKSLVPALYKVIQDPNNELLEPVCHQLFELYRSSEVRLKRFTLQFLPELIWVYLRLTASRDRQSNGCIEALLLGIYNLEIADKDGNNKVLSFTIPSLSKPSIYHEPSTIGSMALTEGALCQHDLIRVVYSDLHPQRETFTAQNRFEVLGFLMLCYNSAIVYMPASSYQSLCRMGSRLCVSGFPRQHEKRWKEFCNRVVLDPDFMVQLLTGVYYAIYNGQWGLGQEVLDDIIYRAQLELYSQPLLVANAMKNSLPFDAPDMSQEGQKVLKVEVTPTVPRISRTAITTASIRRHRWRREDGFDFSNEADSSIPGSPIQHGSTDLGIKREQEGEVLVRRTPEHGSPEPTLTAATTEDTEGVNGREESVNFNDADEGFSSGASLSSQPVGTKPLSSTSQRGSLRKAASGRSAKDKETSSATKSNESPRDLVARKQYLHQPTDLTAETIEMTPTKKHLSLPAGQVVPKASSLSLIRTASTSSSKSFDYVNGGQAASIVGVGTEGVTNLAAGNSNRFSTISLQEDRLGQAGEGKDLLTPGAPLTKQSRSPSFNMQLISQV